One part of the Salvelinus fontinalis isolate EN_2023a chromosome 4, ASM2944872v1, whole genome shotgun sequence genome encodes these proteins:
- the LOC129852965 gene encoding uncharacterized protein LOC129852965: protein MEKEKEREKDNENQREMELKDKQQKEMEKEKMIMREREEAGRRKEGQKNILGEIERQNELEIEHEREMEEKHEVIKEAEEEYREREERGKEVSMKKHVVVNVKAKAQEVFNRRKERRLEVLKGEREHIERGQQIRREKEERRLEMERKQERARQQEEQDKKRDIEIARQKEMFRLREEERQREEEREEERKRAIEGHLSLMREREIIEANRREEMVEEERREIFEKHKRGDLEEEEKEEDKEDILPPDKSIRRRAVGWVNKKWEERNLKKIERTYQREAEEGYKIVHIAIPGHTRLTATMTRAEREREKRKELLKAEKRRKKMEDFNKQWREQSLLKKQTHQKLMEERGKMKGHYLEQMNLEADAQIHTRCLTTQHSHDYLETTQPTGSGDGHQERPRRQQAWAENQEGSSENQQEWPENQQGVPDSQQLEAPEEAETSELTSKNKKRPGIWKRIKMGIPDLLSA from the exons atggagaaagagaaagaaagggagaaagacaatgagaatcagagagagatggaattaaAAGATAAGCaacagaaagagatggagaaagaaaagatgattatgagagagagggaggaagcaggaagaagaaaggagggacagaaaaatattttgggggaaaTTGAGAGACAGAATGAACTGGAGatagaacatgagagagagatggaagaaaagCATGAAGTGATTAAGGAAGCAGAGGAAGAGtacagggaaagagaagagagaggaaaggaagtaAGCATGAAGAAACATGTAGTAGTTAATGTTAAAGCAAAAGCACAGGAAGTCTTCAATAGACGTAAAGAGAGAAGGTTAGAAGTGTTGAAGGGGGAACGAGAACACATAGAAAGAGGACAACAaatcaggagggagaaggaggaaagaCGGCTGGAGatggaaagaaaacaggagagggCAAGACAACAAGAGGAGCAGGATAAAAAACGAGACATTGAAATTGCTAGACAGAAAGAAATGTTCAGactaagagaggaggagaggcagagagaggaagagagagaggaggagagaaagagagccattGAAGGCCATTTATctttaatgagagagagagagataatagaggcaaacagaagagaggagatggtggAAGAGGAAAGAAGGGAGATCTTTGAAAAGCACAAGAGGGGTgacttagaggaggaggagaaggaagaagacaAGGAGGACATTCTCCCACCTGATAAAAGTATCCGAAGGAGAGCTGTGGGCTGGGTAAATAAGAAGTGGGAGGAGAGGAACCTCAAGAAGATCGAGAGAACCTATCAGAGAGAAGCTGAGGAGGGCTATAAGATCGTCCACATAG CCATCCCTGGACACACAAGGCTAACAGCCACCATGAcacgggcagagagagagagggagaagaggaaggagctGCTGAAGGCTGAGAAGAGAAGGAAGAAGATGGAGGATTTTAATAAGCAGTGGAGAGAGCAGTCCCTGCTTAAAAAACAAACTCATCAGaaactgatggaggagagggggaagatgaAGGGACATTACCTGGAGCAGATGAATCTGGAGGCTGATGCTCAAATCCACACCCGGTGTCTAACCACCCAACACAGCCACGATTATCTGGAGACAACACAGCCCACTGGATCTGGAGATGGCCACCAGGAAAGGCCAAGGAGGCAACAGGCATGGGCAGAGAACCAGGAGGGAAGTTCAGAGAACCAGCAGGAGTGGCCAGAGAACCAACAGGGGGTGCCAGACAGCCAGCAGCTAGAAGCTCCAGAAGAGGCTGAAACATCAGAGCTAACCTCCAAGAACAAGAAAAGGCCAGGCATCTGGAAGAGAATTAAGATGGG CATTCCTGACCTGCTGTCTGCCTAG
- the LOC129852739 gene encoding octapeptide-repeat protein T2-like, whose amino-acid sequence MDTSSSSGRSPSPTGTVFLPPPIMWNSLYKQAEMEVQFLREEKKTCTEKEAHMLELRGKDRTIRNQKKEMDRLQVCLWEEEKKKRNGGTEKDEMIEQLQSETDHLRALLTDERRRRRVERGIMKEWKAEILRLREAESHREAESHREAERQREAESHREAEIQREAERQREAERQREAERQREAERQKEAERQREAERATEWEDNQRKMREINRLKKLLELLMVDLQLAHVRHVIVIIKRQCIFTRLKMNGSMLTQC is encoded by the exons ATGGACACCTCTTCTTCTTCTGGACGATCTCCGTCTCCTACTGGGACTGTCTTCTTACCCCCTCCTATCATGTGGAACAGTCT CTACAAGCAGGCAGAGATGGAGGTTCAGTTCCTGAGGGAAGAGAAGAAGACCTGTACAGAGAAGGAAGCCCACATGCTTGAGTTGAGGGGGAAGGATCGAACGATCCGAAATCAGAAGAAGGAGATGGACAGACTTCAAGTGTGCCTCTGGGAGGAGGAAAAGAAGAAGAGGAATGGTGGAACGGAGAAGGACGAGATGATTGAACAACTACAGTCTGAGACAGACCATCTCAGAGCCCTTTTGACAgatgaaaggaggagaagaagagtagAAAGGGGTATTATGAAAGAGTGGAAGGCTGAGATCCTGAgactgagggaggcagagagccacagggaggcagagagccacagggaggcagagagacagagggaagcagagagccacagggaggcagagatacagagggaggcagagagacagagggaggcagagagacagagggaggcagagagacagagagaagcagagagacagaaagaagcagagagacagagggaggcagagagagccaCAGAATGGGAGGACAACCAGAGAAAAATGCGGGAGATCAACAGACTCAAAAAACTGCTGGAGCTGCTGATGGTGGACCTACAACTGGCCCACGTAAGACATGTCATTGTTATTATTAAAAGGCAGTGTATATTCACCCGGCTGAAAATGAATGGCAGTATGCTAACCCAATGTTAA